Below is a genomic region from Acidimicrobiales bacterium.
GTCGTCACGAGTGTCCTCGTCGTGAGCCTGGGACGGCTCGGAGACATCTACGGCCGGGTGCGGATGTACAACCTCGGCTTCGCCCTCTTCACCTTCTTCTCCCTGCTGCTCACCGTCACCTGGCTGACCGGGCCGGCCGCAGGGCTCTGGTTGATCATCGTCCGCGTCTTCCAGGGCGTCGGCGCCGCCTTCCTCATCGCCAACTCGGCCGCCATCCTCACCGATGCCTTCCCCGACAACAAGCGGGGGTTCGCACTGGGCATCAACCAGGCCGCCGGCATCAGCGGCACCTTCATCGGCCTGGTGCTCGGCGGCGTGCTGGCACCGATCAACTGGCGACTCATCTTCCTCGTGTCGGTACCGATCGGCCTGTTCGGCACGATCTGGGGCTACCTGCAGCTTCGGGAGGTGAGCCGCGGGGATCGCGCCCGCATCGACTGGGCCGGCAACATCACCTTCGCCCTCGGCTTGGTCCTGATCATGGTGGCCATCACCTACGGCATCCAGCCCTATGGCACGCACACGATGGGTTGGACCAGCCCCATCGTCATCTTCTGCCTGGCGTCGGGGATCGCCCTCCTCCTCGCCTTCGCCCTGATCGAGACGCGGGTGGCCGAGCCCATGTTCCGACTGCCGCTCTTCCGGATACGCGCCTTCACCGGCGGTGTGTTGGCGAGCTTTCTCGCCGCCGTCGGTCGAGGCGGGCTGATGTTCATGCTCATCATCTGGCTCCAGGGGATCTGGCTGCCCCTGCACGGCTACGACTTCCTCCGCACGCCGCTGTGGGCCGGCATCTACATGCTGCCGCTGACCGCGGGGTTCCTCATCGCCGGACCCGTGTCCGGCACCCTCACCGACCGCCACGGCGCCCGGCCGTTCGCTACGGGCGGCATGATCGGCTCGGCGGTCACGTTCCTGCTGCTCGAGCTGCTGCCGATCGACTTCCCCTATTGGCTGTTCGGCCTGCTCCTGCTGCTCATGGGCCTCACCATGGGGGCCTTCGGATCTCCGAACCGGGCCGGGGTGATGAACAGCCTGCCGCCCGAGGACCGCGGCGCGGGCTCGGGCATGAACTCGACCTTCCAGAACTCGGCCCAGGTCCTGTCGATCGGGATCTTCTTCTCGCTGATGATCGTCGGGCTCGCATCAGGTTTGCCCGCGAGCCTCTTCCACGGCCTGGTCGGCCAGGGCGTCCCCGCACCCGCGGCCAACAGGGTGGCGCACTTACCACCGGTCTCGACGCTCTTCGCCGCCTTCCTGGGGGAGAACCCGATGCAGCACCTCCTCGGCCCGTCGGTCCTCGCCCACCTGCCACCCGGGCACGCCGCGGTGGTGACCGGACGAACGTTCTTCCCATCCCTCATCTCCGGGCCCTTCCGCCAGGGTCTCCACGCCGCCTTCGACTCCGCCATCGTGGCCTGCCTCATCGCGGCCGCCGCGTCCTGGACCCGCGGGACACGCTACGTCCATGGGGACAAGCTGCCAACGGCAGCCACATCCGGGCAGCCCGCCGCGCCCGACATGGCGCTCACTGCGGAGAGAGGGAGCTGACGAGAGCGATGAGCCCTTCCAGTTCGGTCGTCGACTACGAGGCCACGACCTGGCGCATCGGCGAGGTGGCCAAGCTGACCGGCGTTACCACCCGGACCCTGCGCTACTGGGAGGAGCTTGGTCT
It encodes:
- a CDS encoding MFS transporter, whose protein sequence is MTSDTLGTELPADGADAAADGRGYQWTALTITTLGMLMATIDGSIMLIALPDIFRGIHLDPLQPGNSFYLLWMILSFLVVTSVLVVSLGRLGDIYGRVRMYNLGFALFTFFSLLLTVTWLTGPAAGLWLIIVRVFQGVGAAFLIANSAAILTDAFPDNKRGFALGINQAAGISGTFIGLVLGGVLAPINWRLIFLVSVPIGLFGTIWGYLQLREVSRGDRARIDWAGNITFALGLVLIMVAITYGIQPYGTHTMGWTSPIVIFCLASGIALLLAFALIETRVAEPMFRLPLFRIRAFTGGVLASFLAAVGRGGLMFMLIIWLQGIWLPLHGYDFLRTPLWAGIYMLPLTAGFLIAGPVSGTLTDRHGARPFATGGMIGSAVTFLLLELLPIDFPYWLFGLLLLLMGLTMGAFGSPNRAGVMNSLPPEDRGAGSGMNSTFQNSAQVLSIGIFFSLMIVGLASGLPASLFHGLVGQGVPAPAANRVAHLPPVSTLFAAFLGENPMQHLLGPSVLAHLPPGHAAVVTGRTFFPSLISGPFRQGLHAAFDSAIVACLIAAAASWTRGTRYVHGDKLPTAATSGQPAAPDMALTAERGS